The Mesotoga sp. BH458_6_3_2_1 genome has a window encoding:
- a CDS encoding SDR family NAD(P)-dependent oxidoreductase: MDKRLARAAVVTGAARGIGLAIANSLLRDGFLVLATDIDETALNQADYESQEADRILRIPCDVSRERDVLLLFKEIESRFDSLGVLVNNAGIQTHELVEEMDENSWDRTIQVNLKSVFLCTRSAIPLMKKTRWGRIINISSMSSVRGSYRHAHYCASKAGVVGFTKAVALEVGEYNITSNAICPGTIETRMIEETMKIKREKWLEEIPMKRFGKPEYIADMASFLASDKASWITGQSIHVNGGIVTP; this comes from the coding sequence GTGGACAAAAGACTCGCAAGAGCTGCAGTTGTAACAGGTGCAGCGAGAGGAATTGGACTGGCTATTGCAAACAGTCTGCTCAGAGATGGATTTCTTGTCTTGGCGACAGACATCGACGAAACTGCATTGAATCAGGCTGACTATGAGTCTCAAGAAGCAGACAGGATTCTCAGGATCCCGTGTGACGTTTCAAGGGAAAGAGATGTTCTTCTTCTTTTCAAGGAAATCGAATCCAGGTTTGATTCTCTCGGTGTACTTGTTAACAATGCAGGCATTCAGACTCATGAACTGGTCGAAGAAATGGATGAGAATTCCTGGGACAGGACTATCCAGGTAAATCTCAAGAGTGTCTTTCTTTGCACTAGAAGTGCTATTCCGCTTATGAAAAAAACTCGTTGGGGAAGAATTATCAACATTTCTTCCATGTCATCTGTGCGAGGTTCATACAGGCATGCGCATTACTGTGCATCAAAGGCCGGTGTTGTGGGATTTACAAAGGCTGTTGCTTTAGAGGTTGGAGAGTACAATATTACTTCCAACGCAATCTGCCCAGGAACTATTGAAACCAGAATGATTGAAGAAACAATGAAGATCAAGAGGGAAAAATGGTTGGAAGAAATCCCCATGAAGAGATTTGGAAAGCCTGAGTACATAGCGGATATGGCCTCATTCTTAGCGTCTGACAAGGCATCATGGATTACTGGCCAATCAATACACGTTAATGGAGGAATAGTCACACCTTGA
- the deoC gene encoding deoxyribose-phosphate aldolase, which produces MSEESLTRMIDSTMLKPDATKKDIEEVCRLAIEYKFKTVAIGASWIEYASEILKDSEVGVDAPVGFPNGYSTTESKVFETKDVLLKGASEIDMVINIGWLKSQMYDEVKNEILAVRDAAKGVIMKVILEVHYLTDEEKRIGANIVADTGADFVKTSTGFADTGCTESDVKLLLDEVGNRIQVKASGGIRKLRDILRYHELGATRFGASNAHLLIDELRKTPFY; this is translated from the coding sequence TTGAGTGAAGAAAGCTTGACAAGAATGATTGATTCAACGATGTTGAAACCCGACGCAACAAAAAAGGACATCGAAGAAGTTTGCAGGCTGGCAATTGAGTACAAGTTCAAGACCGTTGCTATTGGGGCTTCCTGGATTGAGTACGCGTCGGAAATATTGAAGGATTCAGAAGTTGGAGTTGATGCACCGGTAGGCTTTCCGAATGGTTATTCTACGACTGAATCTAAAGTCTTTGAAACAAAGGATGTCCTGTTGAAGGGTGCAAGTGAAATAGATATGGTAATAAACATAGGTTGGCTGAAGAGCCAGATGTACGATGAAGTGAAGAATGAGATATTGGCCGTAAGAGATGCGGCTAAGGGCGTAATCATGAAAGTCATTCTGGAAGTTCATTACCTAACAGATGAAGAGAAAAGGATAGGAGCTAACATAGTTGCAGATACTGGGGCGGATTTCGTAAAAACATCTACTGGTTTTGCCGATACCGGCTGCACTGAATCTGACGTAAAGCTCCTGCTGGATGAGGTAGGAAACAGGATACAGGTCAAAGCATCAGGCGGCATAAGAAAGCTTAGGGACATTCTTAGATACCATGAGCTCGGTGCTACGCGTTTTGGGGCAAGTAATGCACATCTCCTGATCGATGAATTGAGGAAGACGCCTTTTTATTGA
- a CDS encoding Xaa-Pro peptidase family protein — protein MLLEEFRNRVESLRKLIVARNAGALLLSRCCNFAWFTFGARSHITLNSTEGEASILITGDRVYMITNNIEKQRIQQIELDESLLGEFGFLEYSWFEPFGERRLVDGLVKGKILSDTGRYSSEQVDITPMRTLLSQSEIDTYRILGRECDEIFSAIVPNLKSEMTELEVQGFFYEAMAKRDIEPLLTLVFSEDSTLRYRHNLSRDVKLGRRGFASICARRRGLIASSSRSFTFEEADDVMRQHEQNCYVDAVAIGSSRPGVKLSEAFERLIEAYEKVGKAGEWKFHHQGGIAGYLPREVHANLKSDVSLREGNAVAWNPTIRGTKSEDTVLIGNEENSILSFPEESTWPSLEFEVNDKVVRRPALLVIG, from the coding sequence ATGCTTTTAGAAGAGTTTAGAAATAGGGTTGAAAGCCTGAGAAAACTAATAGTTGCCAGAAATGCTGGAGCCCTTTTATTAAGCAGATGCTGTAATTTCGCATGGTTCACTTTTGGAGCCAGGAGTCATATTACCCTGAACTCAACCGAGGGAGAAGCGTCGATACTCATAACCGGGGACCGAGTCTATATGATCACCAACAACATTGAAAAGCAGAGAATCCAGCAGATCGAGCTTGACGAAAGCCTTCTTGGAGAATTCGGGTTTCTTGAATACAGCTGGTTTGAGCCCTTCGGAGAGAGGAGATTGGTCGATGGACTGGTAAAAGGAAAGATCCTTTCAGATACTGGTAGGTATTCCAGCGAGCAAGTAGACATTACTCCTATGCGAACTCTCTTGAGCCAGTCAGAGATAGATACTTACAGGATTTTGGGCAGAGAATGCGACGAAATTTTCTCCGCAATAGTGCCGAATTTGAAGAGTGAGATGACCGAACTGGAAGTTCAAGGTTTCTTCTATGAAGCAATGGCGAAGAGGGATATCGAACCCTTGTTGACGCTTGTTTTCTCGGAGGATAGCACTCTCAGATACAGGCACAATCTATCAAGAGACGTTAAGCTTGGAAGAAGAGGATTTGCGAGCATCTGTGCCAGGAGAAGGGGCTTGATTGCTTCTTCCAGCAGGTCTTTCACGTTTGAAGAGGCAGACGATGTAATGCGCCAGCACGAACAGAACTGCTACGTCGATGCTGTGGCGATTGGCTCCTCTAGGCCAGGAGTGAAGCTCTCGGAAGCCTTCGAGAGGTTGATAGAGGCTTATGAAAAGGTGGGCAAGGCCGGTGAGTGGAAGTTCCATCATCAAGGAGGAATCGCCGGATATCTCCCAAGGGAAGTACATGCCAATCTGAAGAGCGATGTCTCTCTTCGTGAGGGAAATGCCGTTGCGTGGAATCCTACAATAAGAGGTACGAAGTCAGAAGATACTGTCTTGATAGGCAATGAAGAGAATTCGATCCTATCATTTCCTGAAGAAAGCACGTGGCCGTCATTGGAGTTTGAAGTCAATGACAAAGTAGTTAGGAGACCTGCACTCCTAGTTATTGGCTAG
- the smpB gene encoding SsrA-binding protein SmpB: MKTVVTNKKARFQYHLMDSYEAGIELVGTEVKSLRLGGASLIDAYCKIENGEIFLMECNISQYTHGNVWNHEPRRKRRLLMHRKEILRLDQKIKEKGLTIIPLRIYFNDKGKAKVEISLAKGKRLFDKREDIAKRDVERRMRQRTDL; this comes from the coding sequence ATGAAAACGGTAGTTACGAACAAAAAGGCACGTTTCCAGTACCACCTCATGGATTCATACGAAGCCGGGATAGAGCTTGTCGGTACGGAAGTCAAATCTCTGCGCCTTGGTGGCGCTTCTCTGATTGATGCCTACTGCAAGATCGAAAATGGAGAGATTTTTCTGATGGAATGTAATATCAGTCAGTATACACATGGAAATGTCTGGAATCACGAGCCGCGCAGAAAGCGAAGGCTCCTTATGCATAGGAAGGAGATACTGAGGCTCGATCAAAAGATCAAGGAAAAGGGATTGACCATTATCCCTCTGAGAATATACTTCAACGACAAGGGAAAGGCGAAGGTTGAGATTTCACTTGCAAAGGGGAAGAGGCTTTTCGACAAGCGGGAAGATATAGCGAAGAGGGATGTTGAAAGAAGGATGCGTCAACGGACAGACTTGTGA
- a CDS encoding Ldh family oxidoreductase: MGLNVTYKDLKTLCEEILHAEGFPELTASDIVEILLEADLRDIPSHGIARLGRYIKERERGNIRLDSEPQTIHNTPISALVDGMGGPGQCVSKYAMDLSIQKARNSMIGLVSVRNSNHYGISAFYSERALSEGMIGIAMTNSYPLVVPTFGKEAVLGTNPFSIAIPGENRDFILDMATSVVTRGKLEVYDRLEKEIPLGWAVDETGGDTSSPRKVLTNFNERNSGGILPLGGSGEAFGGHKGYGMAILVDLLSAGLSLGKWSAETYSGSEAGVCHFFGCISLELFGEPSALIGHLERIVNGVVASERAEGYEKIYYHGEKEANARERSMRIGIDLDQKTRNSIASLAGKHAIPTPKELL, encoded by the coding sequence ATGGGACTGAATGTGACATATAAAGACCTCAAGACTTTGTGTGAAGAGATCCTCCATGCCGAAGGCTTCCCTGAATTAACAGCCTCAGATATTGTAGAGATCTTGCTGGAGGCCGATCTTCGAGATATTCCCTCTCACGGTATAGCCAGGCTTGGCCGTTATATAAAAGAGAGAGAACGTGGAAACATCCGCTTAGATTCAGAACCACAAACAATCCATAACACACCCATTTCAGCATTAGTTGACGGCATGGGCGGTCCGGGACAATGTGTTTCCAAGTATGCTATGGATCTTTCAATACAGAAGGCCCGAAACTCGATGATAGGGCTCGTTTCGGTAAGAAATTCGAACCATTACGGGATCTCTGCCTTCTACTCGGAGAGGGCACTTTCAGAAGGAATGATAGGAATTGCCATGACGAACAGCTATCCGCTCGTCGTTCCCACCTTCGGCAAAGAGGCGGTTCTCGGCACAAATCCATTCTCGATAGCTATCCCGGGAGAGAATAGAGATTTCATTCTCGATATGGCCACAAGCGTTGTCACAAGGGGAAAGCTTGAGGTCTACGATAGGCTGGAGAAAGAGATTCCACTAGGATGGGCTGTCGATGAAACCGGTGGGGATACCTCCTCACCAAGAAAGGTGCTCACAAACTTCAATGAGAGAAACTCTGGGGGGATTCTTCCACTTGGGGGCTCAGGTGAAGCCTTTGGCGGCCACAAAGGTTACGGGATGGCAATTCTCGTAGATCTACTATCCGCCGGCCTTTCGCTGGGAAAATGGAGCGCAGAGACTTATTCCGGTTCGGAAGCCGGTGTCTGCCACTTCTTTGGTTGTATAAGTCTCGAGTTGTTCGGTGAACCTTCAGCTCTCATAGGCCATCTTGAGCGCATTGTAAATGGAGTTGTTGCCAGCGAAAGAGCAGAGGGCTATGAAAAGATCTACTACCACGGAGAAAAAGAGGCAAATGCAAGAGAAAGATCAATGAGAATCGGCATAGATCTTGATCAGAAAACCAGAAACTCGATCGCATCACTAGCTGGGAAGCACGCCATACCGACTCCGAAGGAACTCCTTTAG